The following DNA comes from candidate division TA06 bacterium.
TATATTTAAGGACGAAGCTTCCGGCCTGGAGTACATCAAACCGGCTGGTGAACTTTTGGAAAAAGGGTTGTATTTCCGCCTGCAGGGGTATCAGTACAATTTATTCTCCTCTTTCCGGAAAGTGGATAGTGAAGAATACGGAAGACTGTGCCGGCATTTGTCGGGCCGGGGCGTGCCGGACCTGGGCCGGGCTCTCTGGGAACTGAAGCTGGAGGCGGTCATTAAAGAAGTGACGGAGCTTTTCCGGCCTTTGGCGGCGGCGGATCTCGGCCGGGAATATTTTAAGCTCCCGGAACGGCAGGCCGCACTGGAGCAACAACAAAGAGCGGCTTTAAAAAGATATTTTAGCGAGGCCGAAAAGGTGAACGGGCCGTTAGCTGCAACCGGAGACATCGACCGGCAGGCGAAGGATAAGATCAGGTTGCTCTCCCGTCTAATTAACGGGCCTGATCTTAAAAATATCAGAGCCTCGCACGGCGGGCGAAAATATTTAAAAGCTGTTCCCGAGGCTGAATTATTGTTTACATTACTGAATGATGCCGGGTTTAAGTTTTTATACGCCGGTTTGCTGCAAAACACACTCCGGCAAGGCTTGGGAGACATTGCTTCCCGCGAGTTGTTTGGGAAAAAGGCCGTAGAGTCCCTGCGGGCCGGGGGCGTGAACCGTGATGTTTCATCTCAAATGTTTTTACTGTGGGAAAATCTGCCCTGCCCCGGCCTAAACACCAAGACTTTGATGGAAGACAATTCTCAGTTTAAATTGTATTTGAACCGTCCCCGGGTGCAGGAATTCCTGGGATGCAACCGGTACCATGATATATTGTGGTTTAACCGGGAAAAGTTTCTGATTCTATTATACTGGCTAACGGTGATCTCGGTTGTGGGGGAAGAGCCGGGCTTCAAGGCCTCCAGGCGACTGTTACGAATCTTCAACGTTGCTTTGAAGTATGCTCAGGCGTCCGAAGAATCCGGTTATGATTTCAACAAATTTATGAGCCTGATCTGACGATGGCGAGAAAAGCAAAAAATAAATTCACGGGCACGATGCTGGCCTTGGCGGCTATTATCGCCGCCGCCATGGTCATAAAGTTATGGCGGAGCGGCGGCGCGAGAATCGCCTGGCCCGGCTCTTCATCATTCTGCCGGGAGGCCGGAGGACTGGAGGCATTTAACGATTCTTTGACGGGGTTAAAGGACGACAGCCTGTTCGTCAAACGATCGTCCGCCCCTCCCGATTCCGGGACATATTATCAGATAGCGGCCGGCAAAGACAAATCTTATATCCTGCTGAACCTGCGCCTGAGCCGGATGGCCAAATCCTGCGGACTTAAGCCCGTGGCGGCCGAGGAAGACAGCAAGAAACAAACGCTGAAATTGAGTTATGCTTTTCAGAATACCCGGACGGTAAATATCCTGGTTAAAAGAAAAGTAACAGAAATTATCGCGGCCGTTCCCAAACCGCAGATGACGATCGTAATTTACGACTGGCCGCCCCAGGATTCAAAGACCGCCCGGGAATTTTTGAATTGTCCGCAGGCAGCAACCTTGATAATCAGGTCTGCCGTCAGAAATATCGCCAAAACTGTTCTGGCGGCCCTGCCTCTGGAACCCAAGGGATATCCCCGGCAGGATCCCGGCCCCGGCACGATCTTGGTGGATGACTCGGATCTTAAGATCAGAAACAAGATGGATCAGGCTTTAAAACTTTATCCCCAGGCCGCCGGCTTTTATGCCGTGGCTGGTTCCCGGGCGCTTGAGGATTCCCGGGTCTGCGACCAAGTGCTGAAATATTGTCTGCAAAAGAACCTACTATTCATGGAACCGCAGCCCACGGCCCGTTCTCTGGCCTCAGAGCTGACCGGACAAATGGAATGCCGGTATGTAAAACCGGACCTGATCATTGACGGCAAGAATTCACGCGCTTCGATCGCTGCACAATTGAATAAAGCACTGGCCGCCTGCCGGGAAAAGGGCCG
Coding sequences within:
- a CDS encoding divergent polysaccharide deacetylase family protein, producing the protein MARKAKNKFTGTMLALAAIIAAAMVIKLWRSGGARIAWPGSSSFCREAGGLEAFNDSLTGLKDDSLFVKRSSAPPDSGTYYQIAAGKDKSYILLNLRLSRMAKSCGLKPVAAEEDSKKQTLKLSYAFQNTRTVNILVKRKVTEIIAAVPKPQMTIVIYDWPPQDSKTAREFLNCPQAATLIIRSAVRNIAKTVLAALPLEPKGYPRQDPGPGTILVDDSDLKIRNKMDQALKLYPQAAGFYAVAGSRALEDSRVCDQVLKYCLQKNLLFMEPQPTARSLASELTGQMECRYVKPDLIIDGKNSRASIAAQLNKALAACREKGRYVVLAPASPAFIKALKETVGEKTKKEVDFPSVSKISQ